Below is a window of Candidatus Hydrogenedentota bacterium DNA.
CGCTTTGGCGAATCGCCGAGGAAGGCTTCCCAATTAAGATCGGGACCGGGCTTCGCATTGGGATCGTCGATAGGCATGCCGCGTTCGCCCCAATCGCCAACGCGGAAATAGCCGCACTCTGCGTGAATAGGCTGTCCGATAAGACCATCCTGCACAAGCTTACGCATTTCACGCCAAGCGGGATCGGACATCCCCTGCGACCCGAGTTGGAACACCCGCCCGCTCTCTTTGACGGTCTTCGCCAATTCCTTGGTCAGTTCAAACTGCCGCCAATGCGTCACGGGCTTCTCGCAGTAAACGTCCTTACCCGCTTTGACTGCGTCCATGGCCTGATACCCGTGAATGTGGTCGGGGGTTGCGATGAATACCGCGTCGATCTTCGGATCGGCCAGAAGCTCGCGATGATCCATGTAGTACTTGGCATTCTGCGCTTCGGCGGCCTTCATTCCACGAGGACGATAGGTATCGCACACCGCCACGATATCGACGGATTTGTCGTTGTCATGAATGTAACGCAGGGTCTTCATATGACCGTTTCCGCGTCCGCCGCATCCGATAACACCCACCCGCAACACGTCGGGCTTGGATTGCGCATGCGCACGCGAGGACACGGTGGCGGCGGCGGTAGCGGCGGCTGCCGTGTGAAGAAACTGACGGCGGGAAAGAGACGAGGGGCGCTTGGGGGTTTCGGTTGACATGGCTAACTCCTATCGATTTTGGATTTTCGATTTTCGATTTTGGATTGGAGAAACAGGTTCAAGTCTTATGAAAAGTGATTGCCTCCAATTGCAGAATACTCATCAGCGCGAACGTCCGGCGATTTGTGGTCTTGGAAATCGATTCCGAAATCTCAAATCTGAGATTTCAAATTCCCTTTCACCGCTCAAGCGCCTTCAACCATATTTGATAGGCACTTTCTATATCTTCCTTGCTCACGGCTCCGTCCCACACGAGAACGCCGTACTTCAAATCGAGGGGCGCGTCTTTCGACAGCGTCATTGGTTCCTTGTACAGATTCAGCGTCGCGGACATGTACGCAAACGACACCGGCATGGTAAACCACACGGCCGGATGCCGCGGATTTGTCGGCGCATCGAACATGGCAACCGTAACAGGCTTGCCGTCGATGGGTCCGGTGCAGGCGCACCAACGGGCTGGCGTGTTGCGTTCTTCTCCTCGGACAATTTCGCCTGCGGCGCCTTCCGAATTCATGAACGTCACGACACGATCCATGGACTCGACAAATCGCATTCCTAGACCGAAATAGTGGTGGCCCGTCAACTTCGCTGACTCCGTTCCTTCCGGAACGCTCAGTTTGGAACGCCACAGAATCGCCGTAGCATTCACGCCGTCAAGGTTCAGGGGCCAGAGCGTCCGACGCTCATCCAATAGCACCTTCTGCTCTCCATTCATCCACTTGAGACGGGCGTCATAGCACGCCGAATAACCGGTGTACTTCCCCGGATCATCGTTTTCCACGTCTCCGGCAAATATCTGTTTGCCGCATTCTGGCGTCTCTGCCCAGAAATCGACGTCATCGACGGCAATCGCGAACATGAGGGCATGGTGATGGAGGTGGTCCGATGGCGCATCGCGCAACACGTTCACTCCGTTTGGCGAATACAACTGCTGGACATAGGGCTTAAAGGGCACGTTATCCAATCGGTACACAAACAGCGGCTTCCCGCCCTTCGAGACTGTCATAGTGTCGTTTTGAAAGGCGCGCTCGTAGCCACCTGCGGCCGCGAGCGCCGAAATCATGAATCCAGGAAGCATGACAATCGCAATCCGAAACACGCTCATAGCAGACCTTTCAGATAGTTGATACTGCGTTCCGCCTGCGCCACCGTCCCACATTCCACGCTGAGCACAATGTCCCGTGGCGCTTTGCGGCACAGCGCGATGACCGCCTTCCAATCGACTACACCCTCGCCACACGCGCAACCTACAGGCGTTCCGGTGACCTTCCCCCGCTCCGCATCCGACTGCTGCACGGAGATATCCTTTGCGTGCAGATGCACGAGACGCGGCGCGACACGCTCGAGCCACGCGATCGGATCGTGTCCGGCGAGATAGCTGTTGCCGGTGTCAAAGTTGATGCCGATGATCGGCGAATGCACCAGATTGGAGATGCGGTCGAGACCGTCGGGAGTCTTGCTGTACTGCTGGTGCGGTTCGATGCCAATAAGAATATTGCGCGGCTCCGCGACCTTGGCGGCCTCGCGCAGCACGTAGCGCATCAGCACATGATCTTCTTCTTCCGTGGTCCACGTGGGCTTGGGACCTTCGTCCGTGTTGATGACGGGCGCGCCGCATTCCGCCGCAAAGCGAATCGCCTGCTTCAAATACTCCGTGCTGATCTCCGGCTTGCAGAGCGGGCAATGGGCGGATAACCCGGACAACTTGATTCCCGCCTTCTCGCAAGCGCGCCGGACGCGGTAGGGGTCGTCAAACATGGATACGCTGTGGAAATATCCAGCCTCGCTGAGTAATTCCCTGCCCAGATGTACCATGGGCTCAACATATTCATACCCGAGTTGAGCCGCTTTCTCGACACCCCACTCGAAATTCTTGTCCTCGTGGCGGACGAACTCCATGTTCACGCCAAAACCTATTTTGCCCATTTCGAGTCTCCCCTAATCATGCTAGCCTCTATTGGGGGCACGAAGACCGCCCCCAAAGATACGGCACCCCCTTGATTGACTGCCGCACTCCGAAGTCTACTTTAGCACAGGAAACCGATTTCTGAAATGTTGTTTTCAGAACAAGCCGCCGGAGTCGCCGGGTCAAGACCTACGTGCCCGTCCCCGCGCATCGCGCGGTCTCCTCGGCCTGATAGCGAAGCTGTTCCGGCGTAAGCAGCCCGGGCGACCAATCTGCGGGCCCCGGATTGGGAACGTGTAGTGGAACGGGATCTCCAAACTCGCTTTGCAGTTCAGAAAGTTCCTTTAACATCGCATCCACCCGCTTGGCGTAGCCGGGCTGTTCCGAAAGGTCATTCATCTCATGCGGATCAGCTTCAAGATCAAAGATCTGGTTCTTGTGGATGCGGGGATAGCGAATGAGCTTCCAGCGACCGTCCGAGACTGCCCGCTGAACCTTGCCGTAGGCGGTGAAGAGGCGCGTGCGAACACGTCTTGCCCTTCCGTGCACGATGCTTGCCAAGCTAAGTCCTTCCACTTGGGCCGGGATTGAAGCGCGGGCCAAGTCACAGACCGTAGGGAATACATCCATCAGGTACACGAGGGCGTTCGATTCTCGCCTGGAAATCCCTGGCCCTGAAATGACCAACGGGACATGCATTCCCCCATACTCATAAAGGTTCTGTTTGCCGAGGAGTCCGTGTTCACCTAGAGACAAACCATTATCACCCGCGATCACAAAGTACGTGTTGTCGAACTGCTTAGTATCCTTTAAAGTCTGAATCACGCGGCCCAATTCGGTGTCAAGGTAAGAAATTGATGCATAGTACCGGGCAAGCTTTCCGCGGATGTCCTCGGGAGTTCGCGGGAATGGCAACGTCATTTCGTCGCGCACCGTCATTTCACCGTTGTCAAAAGGATGAAAGGGGGCGAATGCCCTGGGCAGCGGAATGTCCATCGCCCGGTAGCGAGCGTAGAATTCTTCCGGCGCATATTGCGGGTCATGCGGTTCGTGTCCTGCCATGTAGACACACATCGGACCCCTTGAAGCCGTGCGACGGATGAAGTCCGTTACTTTGTCGACGACTTGAGTAGCATTTCCGGGGTCGTAGGTTTCGTCGAACTCGTCAGTAATTCGCTTGGGGGAATTGCCGAATTTGCCTGCGTGCAGCGTCGCATAGCCCGCCTCTTTCATGGCGCGTGGAAACGTGTAACTGGCTGGCTCCACACCGCTGGCTTTGTCCTCCGCACGAAACAGGGACCGTCCTGTCAGAAGCATCGTGCGGCTTGGCAGACAGACAGCGCCCACCATGGAGCCCATCGTATAGGCCCGCCGGAAGGCGCAACCGTTCGTCACCAACGAATCGAAATGGGGGGTCTTCACGACGGGATTCCCCAAGGCAGCCAACCCATCAGGCCGAAGATCGTCCACGAGGATCACAACGATGTTTGGTCTCCGCGATTCCACGGCATGCCCGCGAACACTCAGGAGAGCGGTAGCAAGGCCGGCTCCCCCGGCGGCCAGGAATCCCCGTCGGCCGATTGAGAACATTCCGGTAAACCCCTTTCCCGCATTGCGAATCGAATGTGATGTGGAGAACTCGACTCAAGACGCGATACTTGGCTCAGAGCAACTTAGCCGCTCGGAATGCGAAAGGTCAATCGAATTCATGCTTCTCCCGTCGCAAAAAACCTGAGAGCAACTGACTTGCGCATCTGGTTCCGCAAGGTGATAATTCTCTCACAAGGGGGTTGACCATGAAGCTCGCAGGCTACGCGTTCGGGGTGTTCCTCATTCTTTTTGGAGTACTGTTCTGCACGGCCGCTGCCGCAACCGGGATCTGGCAACGTTGGGTCCTCGGCGGAATTCTCGTGGCGTCCGGTCTGGCGGTTCTCTATTTCATTCGCATGAAGGTTCCCGAGACCAAGGTGGAACTCACTCAGAAGATCGACCTCTCCGGAGACGTACAACTGGAGCATCTCACCTGTAAGAGTTGCGGAGCCACGCTGGATGCCAAGAGCGTGTCGGTTGCGGCGGGAGCGGTCTTCGTGAAATGCCCATTCTGCAACTCGCAGTATCAACTCGAGGAGGCGCCGAAATGGTAAGACTAGGGTTGGATTGGCGAGCTATCCTTGCGCCTGCGAAAAGCGTGGAACCGGGTGTCTATCACTATCGCCGCGAGCTGGCTGACAGGCAAATGCGCCTCCACTTGCGCGTCGACCCGGACGGCACCGGGTTGCTCTCTGTCAATGCATCGGGCGTCATTCATCTCAACGAAACAGCACTCATGCTCATGAAGCTGGTACTCGACGGCAAGAGCAAAGATGCCGCCATCGCCGAAGCACGCCGGGTGTACCGCGCCCGTCGCGAAGACATTGCCAAAGACTATGACCGCGTCATGGACGCTGTAAAGCGCATCGAAACAACGCAGGACGCGTGTCCCATTTTCGATGTGGATGCCATGTCGATTCCACCGTTTGCGCGCAAGCCGTCCGCTCCGTATCGCGCCGACCTTGCACTCACATACGCCTGCAATGACGACTGCAAACACTGCTACGTCGCTCGAAAGCCGGAAGATGTGACGCCACTAACGCTGGATGAGTGGCGGACCGTCATGGACCGCCTTTGGGCCGTGGGCGTGCCGCACGTGTGCTTCACAGGGGGCGAGGCAACGGTGAGCCCGCACCTGGTTTCCTTGATCGAGCGCGCAGAAGACATCGGCATGATCACGGGTCTGCTCACCAACGGGCGCAAGCTCTGCGACCGCGCGTTCACAAAACGGCTGTGCGATGCGGGCCTCGATCACGTCCAGATCACAATCGAGAGCAGCGACGAGAAGGTCCACGATGAAATGGTGAACGCCCCGGGCGCGTGGAAAGAAACGGTGGAAGGCATTCGCAACGCGATTGCGGAAGACATCTATCTCGTCACCAACACCACCTTGTGTTCGCTGAACGTGGACACCGTGGATGAGACCCTGCAATTCCTGAAAGACCTGGGCGTGCGGCAATTCGCAATGAACTCAATCATCAATACGGGGCGCGCTCCGGGGTCTAAACTGGGGATCGACGAAGCGGGGCTCGAACCCATCCTGGGTCTCGTCACGGATAAGGCGGAGGAATTGGGGCTTCGGTTCATCTGGTATAGCCCTACTCACTATTGCCTGCTCAACCCCGCGCAACTCGGTGTTGGGTTCAAGCGGTGTACGGCCGCCGAATACAACATCTGCATCGAACCCGATGGCAGCGTGTTGCCGTGTCAGAGTTACTACAAACCCGCCGGCAACATGCTGAAAGACGACTGGAAAACGATCTGGGAAAGTCCGCTCTTCCTGGCGATTCGCAACCGGACAGAGTTGCCCGAAGACTGCGAAGAGTGTCCCGACCTGGAAGTGTGCGGCGGTGGTTGCCCGTTGAGCGGCGGCGACAAGTTCATCTGCACTGACAGTGCATCGGAGGGGTAAGCCATGAGACGACTACCGATCTTGCTCATCCTCGCGATTGCCGTCCTCTCCCCCATTGCCCTTGCGCAGGAATACTTGTTCTCCGTGCCTTCGGCAGAAGTAACGGTGAACATCGAGACCGACGGTTCTGCGCGCATCTACTACAAACTAACGTTCGAGTGTGCGCAAGGCGCACATCCTATCGACGTGGTCGACATCGGCATGCCGAACCTCGCTCCCCACACACCCGGATGGGCGAGAATCGACGGTAAAGACCTCGACGTGAGCAACATTCGCATCTCGGAGTACTTGAAACCACGCGGTTGCGGTTATGAGATCCACCTCGCCCCTTGGGTGATTGCCCCCGGGAGATCCGGTGTGCTCGAGTTTGAGGCACGCGAGACCCAGATGGTCTGGCAGGACATAACCGATCCGGACTTGGCTTCGTTCCGCTTCACGCCCACGTGGTTTGGTTCGGAGTATGTGCAAGGCATGACATCACTCACCTTGCGAGTCATCTTGCCCATTCCCGAAGCAGACTACCCCGCTGTGAAGGACCAGATTAAATGGCATCGCGAAGGCGAAGACTTCTCCCTAAAGGGCGTGATGGAAGGCGAGCAATTTGTGTCCGTTGCGTGGGTACGCGACGTCTGGTTCACCATCCCTAACGAAGTCGGGCTCTCGTTCCCCAAGAAATACATCACCAACATACGAAAAGACTCCCTTTTCGGGTTGATGGCGCGTTGGCTCGACGCTCATCCGAATGTCGCCATCGGAAGCGGCATTGGGTTGGCGGTCTGCTTTAGCATCGCCTTCTTTATGATCACCCGGGGCACAGGGATAAGCCTGTGGTTTTTCGTGGTAGCAGCGATGGCTGCGGGCATGTCGCAAAGTTCCAAGTTTCATCTTTGCCTGTATCCTTTTGTCGCGCTCTTCTGCCTTCTGATTTGGCTGCTGTTCCGGCGCAAACGAAAGCGCTATTTCCCGGCGGTATTGTGCCGGGAGGGCGGTGGCATCAAGAGAGGTTTTACGGCGGTAGAAGCGGCGGTGCTGCTCGAAGCGCCACTTAACAAGGTCCTGACCATGATTGTGTTCGGGCTTGTCAAAAAGGGCATTGTTCATGTCGTGAGCGAGGATCCCTTGTCACTGGATGTGGTTGGCAAAGAAAGTTCCACCACCACGTGGGAACTCCCAGACAAAACGAAAGTTAAAATCTGGCCGTACGAACCGGCCTTCATCAAGGCTTTTGCAAAGGGTGAGAAGAAGCCCATCGACCAATTGAAATTGGACGATCCGTTCGACGCCCTGATAGAACGTGTATCCAAATCAATGAAAGGATTCGACCTGGACGCCACTCGGGAGTATTACCAACAGATAGTCTCTCGGGCGTGGCAACAGGTCAAAGCCGAAGCCTCCTACGAATCGCGCTACGAGAAGGTCGACGAACATCTCGGTTGGCTTATGATCGACAAGGACTGGGAACGCCCATTCCGTGATTGGGACCACGAGCGTCCGTATCGTCCGACGTGGTGGTACGGCCGCACACACATTCCCTCACAACCGTTCTCGGGCGGCGGCATGAACATTCCTACGCCCACGACCGCACCAGGTGCTTCGTTTGGCGACGTTGCAAGCGCCATCACGGGCCGTTTCGAGAATGTGTCGACCAAACTGGTGGGCAGTCTGGATGCGTTTTCGAAAGCCCCTGGCCCGAGCGTCGACCTTTCCGGGATTGACCGGTTCACCGGCGAGGTCCTCAAGGCGATGGCCTCCAGTGGCGGTGGCAGAGGAGGTGGAGGCGGCTGCGCTTGCGCGGGATGCGCGTGCGCCTGCGCCTGTGCCGGCGGCGGACGATAACGTCACGAAGGAGAACCATGTGCCTTGCGCCACCATTCCA
It encodes the following:
- a CDS encoding radical SAM protein, encoding MVRLGLDWRAILAPAKSVEPGVYHYRRELADRQMRLHLRVDPDGTGLLSVNASGVIHLNETALMLMKLVLDGKSKDAAIAEARRVYRARREDIAKDYDRVMDAVKRIETTQDACPIFDVDAMSIPPFARKPSAPYRADLALTYACNDDCKHCYVARKPEDVTPLTLDEWRTVMDRLWAVGVPHVCFTGGEATVSPHLVSLIERAEDIGMITGLLTNGRKLCDRAFTKRLCDAGLDHVQITIESSDEKVHDEMVNAPGAWKETVEGIRNAIAEDIYLVTNTTLCSLNVDTVDETLQFLKDLGVRQFAMNSIINTGRAPGSKLGIDEAGLEPILGLVTDKAEELGLRFIWYSPTHYCLLNPAQLGVGFKRCTAAEYNICIEPDGSVLPCQSYYKPAGNMLKDDWKTIWESPLFLAIRNRTELPEDCEECPDLEVCGGGCPLSGGDKFICTDSASEG
- a CDS encoding sulfatase-like hydrolase/transferase; protein product: MFSIGRRGFLAAGGAGLATALLSVRGHAVESRRPNIVVILVDDLRPDGLAALGNPVVKTPHFDSLVTNGCAFRRAYTMGSMVGAVCLPSRTMLLTGRSLFRAEDKASGVEPASYTFPRAMKEAGYATLHAGKFGNSPKRITDEFDETYDPGNATQVVDKVTDFIRRTASRGPMCVYMAGHEPHDPQYAPEEFYARYRAMDIPLPRAFAPFHPFDNGEMTVRDEMTLPFPRTPEDIRGKLARYYASISYLDTELGRVIQTLKDTKQFDNTYFVIAGDNGLSLGEHGLLGKQNLYEYGGMHVPLVISGPGISRRESNALVYLMDVFPTVCDLARASIPAQVEGLSLASIVHGRARRVRTRLFTAYGKVQRAVSDGRWKLIRYPRIHKNQIFDLEADPHEMNDLSEQPGYAKRVDAMLKELSELQSEFGDPVPLHVPNPGPADWSPGLLTPEQLRYQAEETARCAGTGT
- a CDS encoding sugar phosphate isomerase/epimerase, which codes for MGKIGFGVNMEFVRHEDKNFEWGVEKAAQLGYEYVEPMVHLGRELLSEAGYFHSVSMFDDPYRVRRACEKAGIKLSGLSAHCPLCKPEISTEYLKQAIRFAAECGAPVINTDEGPKPTWTTEEEDHVLMRYVLREAAKVAEPRNILIGIEPHQQYSKTPDGLDRISNLVHSPIIGINFDTGNSYLAGHDPIAWLERVAPRLVHLHAKDISVQQSDAERGKVTGTPVGCACGEGVVDWKAVIALCRKAPRDIVLSVECGTVAQAERSINYLKGLL
- a CDS encoding PmoA family protein, whose translation is MSVFRIAIVMLPGFMISALAAAGGYERAFQNDTMTVSKGGKPLFVYRLDNVPFKPYVQQLYSPNGVNVLRDAPSDHLHHHALMFAIAVDDVDFWAETPECGKQIFAGDVENDDPGKYTGYSACYDARLKWMNGEQKVLLDERRTLWPLNLDGVNATAILWRSKLSVPEGTESAKLTGHHYFGLGMRFVESMDRVVTFMNSEGAAGEIVRGEERNTPARWCACTGPIDGKPVTVAMFDAPTNPRHPAVWFTMPVSFAYMSATLNLYKEPMTLSKDAPLDLKYGVLVWDGAVSKEDIESAYQIWLKALER
- a CDS encoding Gfo/Idh/MocA family oxidoreductase, producing the protein MSTETPKRPSSLSRRQFLHTAAAATAAATVSSRAHAQSKPDVLRVGVIGCGGRGNGHMKTLRYIHDNDKSVDIVAVCDTYRPRGMKAAEAQNAKYYMDHRELLADPKIDAVFIATPDHIHGYQAMDAVKAGKDVYCEKPVTHWRQFELTKELAKTVKESGRVFQLGSQGMSDPAWREMRKLVQDGLIGQPIHAECGYFRVGDWGERGMPIDDPNAKPGPDLNWEAFLGDSPKRDFDVSRYFRWRMYEDYAGGPSTDLFPHSLTPTLFILGLTMPSMAVAAGGKWRYQEREVPDTFNMLIDYPEQVTIAVLGTQGNDYQNTNGGRGAGGRIPVVRGWEGTITVDGQEIVFTPADESKKQAQRFPFEGTEDMVAYFKHFLDCCRKRETETWSTMEHAYHVQTALQMGTLALRESKVAKFDKEKETIVL